Genomic segment of Ignavibacteriales bacterium:
CGTTAAGCATTGCGAGTGGTGGGTTTATGTTTTTATTATTAACATTTTAGTACCTCGTTGGTTGAGTAAATTATATTTGGTCATCAGCATGAACTCTTTTCGTTTTGTGGTTAATTAAAGTTGGTCACGCGGCAGCTTAGCCGCAATCCGTTATACCGCTTGCGCTTTTAGAAGTTGGTGGTAAAAATTATATATACAAATTCAAAATAATGTTAATAAAAGCTAAAAAGGTAATTTTATGAAAAAACCATTAATAATAAATCTATTGACTTTTGTTTTCTATTTGACAATTCACGCACAGGCAGTTTATGTTGATTGTAATATAGGAAATGATAATAACACGGGTACTGAAAAGACTCCGGTTTATTCTATAAATAAAGCTATGGCAATAATTAACAGCATGGATAATGATATCTATATTATGAAAATAAATCCGGGCATCTATGTCTTAGATAAACATATAGAAGTTGCTACAAAAAAACCAATGACTAATAAGAGGATAGTAATTGAAGCAAACATTCTTCCTGACGTTTCAACATGGACACCTGATAAAATGCCGGTGATCATAAGTAAATCCAAAACAGGAGAGATAATGTCAGATGATGCTTTTCTGCAAGATATTTGGATTACCAGTTTTTATGTTAATGAAAGTCATGTTACGATAAGGGGATTAAAATTTCTTGGTTATAGTTACAATAAATTCTTTTATCCGATTACCCGGTTTAATAAAGCAAAAACAGATCTGGTAGTTGAGCAATGTATGTTTTTAGGTAATTTACAAATTTCTGTAATTCAGGCAAGTATTATTGCACATGGAGATTCAGTTAAAGTTGATCACTGTATCTTTTATAACGCAAATAATTCAGTTGTATATTGGCACGATTCAGGAAATGGTATTAAAACCGGGAATAGTATGACAAACTGTATAATATATGGTGCAACTGGAAGCGCTATTTTCACATATTCTCAAGATAAAGATTTTATTTTTAAGAATAATATAGCTTCAAATTGTAAGATTTTTTGGTCTAAAGGCATAAATAATTCATTTGTATACTCATTAGATAGTTGTGTAGTAGTAAACAATCAAATATATACGTCAGACGGAGAAAATCCGGTAACATTTCCGATGAATGAGAATAATGTTATTAAAGAAGGTAATATATCACTCAGGTTGATCAATAAGATATGGGAACCGTTGCCAATTGATCATTTGCATATTATTCCAAATACACTTGGATACAATTTTGGGGCTGGGTTATTTAAACAAAGAAAACAATAAAATTCTAGTGCCAATAATACAGTTCACACGCAATGTAGGATAAGGTGGCAGTCAACTAATAGTTAAAAGTAAATGCAAGCGGTATAACCAGCGGCTCAAGCTGACCCCGACTTCGTCGGGGCAAGCGGAATGAGGGTGAGTACTTTACGCATGGCTGGTAGAGGTTTTGTGTTTAATTGAAAGTGAAGTGAATGAACTTGGTTCGTTTTGTATATTTTGTGCGCCAAAGGCGCATGCGCCTCTGGCGCAAAAGTCATCACCTGCCTGCCGGCTTGTCCGCTGAAACGAAGTGCAAGCGGAAGTGCCTACGGCACGCAGGTAGGGTGCCGCAGTCCGATCCCGCCAAGCGGGATCGCGATCGCGTCCCGATATGTAATATCGGGTCGGACTTAGCCGCCATCCGTTAGGCGGTTGCAGGAAATATTGATTGGCTGTCATAATACAGAAATCATCGAATTTAATCTAACATAGGTAGCATAACATGAGTCAAAAGGTAATTGTTTTTCTTATAGCTATTATTATTTCTTTTCGACTAATCGCACAAGACTCTATTAAATTTGTTCTGGCTCAAACCATTCCTAATACTGCAGGTAATGATATTGTTTTAGTGGATTTCAATAATGATGGAAATGTCGACGTGTTTATCGCCAACGGGAAATCGAATAAGCCCTTACCATCCAAATTATGGATCAATGATGGAACCGGTCATTATGCTGATTCGAAACAGGATTTTGGAGAAGCAAAATCATGGAGTGTGGCATACGGAGATGTTACTGGAAGCGGATTTATTGACTTGTTTATTGCCAACGGCGATTGGAACAATGGGGATTCAAGCCGTCTATGGATCAATAATGGTTATGGCCAATTTACTTGTTCTGCAAACAAATTTGGCAAAGCCAATAGTAGCTGCGCTGTTTTGGGAGATTTGAATGGCGATGGAGCTCTGGATATTTTTTTTGCAAATCATCCTTATAGTAACGGTAAGGGTGGTGAAGATGAAGTATGGTTTAATGACGGGAAAGGTAACTTTACCAATAGCGGTCAAAAGTTAGGCAGATCGGATGCTGCAAGACGTGTAAAGTTAGCAGATGTGAATGGCGATAGTTTCTTAGATGCTATCGTTCTCAACGGCGATACAAATAGAATATGGCTTAATAACGGAAGAGGTCATTTTTTAGAGAGCAGACAAAACATTGGTGTTGGAGAGAATATTGATTTAGCAGTTTGTGATATTGATAATGATGGAGATAAGGACATTATTATTGTAAAAGGAGCTTGGGGTAAGAAACCGAAAGGTAACGAAGTATGGATAAACGACGGAAAAGGTAATTTCTCCAAATCACAAAGTATTGGCGACTATGACGGTTATGGTGTTGCAGTCGGTGATTTTAACAAGGATCAATACCTTGATCTCGTTGTGGTAAATGGTCCAAACCAACCAAATCAGATTTTTCTGAACGATAAAGGCGGACATTTCTACAATTCCAAAATAGACATCGGCAGCGGAGGAAATAAAGTTGCTGTTAGTAATTTAAATCATGATAATCTTTTAGACTTAATAATTGTAGGAGATGAAAATACTAAAGTATATTTACAAATCAATAATAAATAGGCAACCGCCTAACCAGGCATTCCCAGCAAAAAGAGCGCGGGATTTCTAAAATGCGCTCACTGACAGCCGGAGGCCTGAGAATGATTCACGCGAAGCGTGAAACAACTTCTTATATAGAGATACAATATTTATCAATCAGGCTCACTGCAAAATTCATGCCTGTCCGCCGCACGCTAGCAGAAGGCGGGCACGAAGGCAGGGTGCCGCATTCCGATTTATCGAGAGCCCATCGGTTTGGTCGCATATTAGAACATAGACTTGATTTTTAACTTCTTGCCAACATGAAAAAAGTTTTTCCATTTTTCATATTCGTAATATTGATTTTTTCCAGCACTTCACTTGCTCGCCAAGAGAACAAAAATCATCTTGTTATTGGACTTACATTCTTCACTCCATATACAACAGGCACAACCGAAGGCCCGAAAACGGTTATAAACTTTGTAATGCCAGAATCGAGTCCAAATGTCTTCAACGATGCGTTTCAATCAAATGCTCTTTTTCGATTATCACTTGGAATTCGAATGGATCAACTACGGACATCCTTTTTCGTCAGCCTCCATGGCTCCCAAATTAGAGAACCTGTAGCTGCGTCAGGTAGTGACCTTGAATTCTCCTGTCGCTACCTGTTCTGGGAGCACGGTTCGGCAAAACTTTCCGGAATCATAAGCTTGAAAAGAAGTTCTTACATTAATGATAGCTCGTTGCGGCATAGATACACATTTGACAGAAGCTTTTGGTTGCCGGGTATTGGGCTCAGTACGAACTTCAGCGTCATTCACAGCGAAGTGCAATTGCATGGATGGCCTGGTGGTACGGTGATCGGGTATGCTGCCGAGCCGAATGGAATATCTCCTCGTCCATTCACTAAAGCATGGTATGACAAGAAATCCATATATCTAAACTACACCATTAGTGTTGCGATTGGAATAGAGTTCGACATATTCAGCTTTTAAGAGGGCACAAGATCTAACTTTGTTCACGTGTCGCCATATCCAAGCGCTCCCCGTTCACCTTTGTTGCGGTCTCGTTCTGAGAAAGCCATTATGTTCACAGCGAGATTATAGTATGAGCCCGTCGGCTGTTAGGCGGTTGATAACCAATTAGGAATCCGTACACTTGCAGAAGACATCTCAGCCATACTCAATTCATACATATTGTTATGGATCGCAGGATAGCCAAGAGGGCGATTTGTACTTACCCCAAGTATCGCGACCTCCAGTTCTGTGCCTGATTCACGGTGGTTTTTGGAGGATGCCGTACGGACGCGATGAGTTCTCTGCCATAGCGAAAGACCTTGCAGCCCGGGGATATGCGGTATGGAATATTGAATATCAAAGATCGGGCGCCCCCGGAGGCGGTTGGCCTGGTACTCTTCACGACATTGCATCAGCGATAGATCACCTTGCAACACTTGTGACTGATGGGATCGAACTTGATTTGAACCGTGTTATCGTTGCTGGCCATTCTGCAGGTGGTCACCTCGCATTATGGGTCGCAGCACGAAATAAACCTTCAAATATCCCATCATTGGTTCGCGTCCAGCCTATTGCTGCAGTTGGTCTGGCAGCGATTACCGATCTTGCACGCACGTTCGAGCTCAACGCAGGAAAAGGTGCAGTCAATGAATTTCTAGGCGGATCGCCTCGTCAGTATCCAGATCGCTATGCCGCCGCGTCTCCAATTGAATTGCTGCCCCTTGGTGTAAGACAGCTGATCATTCACGGCGTTAAAGACGAAGCACTGCCAATTGACCTATCCCGAAGTTACGCTGCTGCTGCGCAAGCGTTCGGTGACTGTGTCGAGTTTGTTGAGTT
This window contains:
- a CDS encoding alpha/beta hydrolase; this encodes MYLPQVSRPPVLCLIHGGFWRMPYGRDEFSAIAKDLAARGYAVWNIEYQRSGAPGGGWPGTLHDIASAIDHLATLVTDGIELDLNRVIVAGHSAGGHLALWVAARNKPSNIPSLVRVQPIAAVGLAAITDLARTFELNAGKGAVNEFLGGSPRQYPDRYAAASPIELLPLGVRQLIIHGVKDEALPIDLSRSYAAAAQAFGDCVEFVELPDAGHMDFLDPSSKAHLVLCEWLAAQV
- a CDS encoding VCBS repeat-containing protein; this translates as MSQKVIVFLIAIIISFRLIAQDSIKFVLAQTIPNTAGNDIVLVDFNNDGNVDVFIANGKSNKPLPSKLWINDGTGHYADSKQDFGEAKSWSVAYGDVTGSGFIDLFIANGDWNNGDSSRLWINNGYGQFTCSANKFGKANSSCAVLGDLNGDGALDIFFANHPYSNGKGGEDEVWFNDGKGNFTNSGQKLGRSDAARRVKLADVNGDSFLDAIVLNGDTNRIWLNNGRGHFLESRQNIGVGENIDLAVCDIDNDGDKDIIIVKGAWGKKPKGNEVWINDGKGNFSKSQSIGDYDGYGVAVGDFNKDQYLDLVVVNGPNQPNQIFLNDKGGHFYNSKIDIGSGGNKVAVSNLNHDNLLDLIIVGDENTKVYLQINNK